The following coding sequences are from one Halomonas sp. HAL1 window:
- a CDS encoding multidrug effflux MFS transporter: MHLNPRRVALLVAANTALAPFAIDAYLPAMGIIAESIGASIHRTELSISVFLFGFALGQLCFGPLSDRMGRKPVLLGGLVVFMLASLAITMVDSLPTLLAWRFIQALGGGACVVNSAAIVRDCFSGREAAKVMSTMAMIMMLAPLVAPAVGSLLLHVAGWWLIFVFLAVYAGFLLWLLGTRLPETRDMSLPAASPRQVIRNYASVLKHREGMGYICAVAASFAGLFAFVTASPFLYLDYFGLSPGTYPLVFGVNVLVIALSNRVNIHLLRKRTPQQNLRLGLLIQLAAALGLVVVTALNIASLMVVVPLIMLFTGMIGLITPNAISSLLDHFGHISATATALLGGIQFTCGALAGVMVGLFEVEHLWPMVLTMLGAALLGNIGVRKLTKAPVISDSQG; encoded by the coding sequence ATGCATCTTAATCCCCGCCGCGTAGCGTTGCTAGTTGCCGCCAACACGGCGCTTGCCCCCTTTGCGATCGACGCCTACCTACCTGCGATGGGAATAATCGCCGAAAGTATCGGCGCAAGTATTCATCGCACTGAACTTTCCATTAGCGTGTTCTTGTTTGGTTTTGCGCTGGGCCAGCTCTGCTTTGGGCCGCTTTCGGATCGCATGGGCAGAAAGCCTGTACTCCTGGGCGGACTAGTGGTGTTTATGCTGGCAAGCCTGGCTATTACGATGGTCGACAGCTTGCCTACACTGCTGGCCTGGCGGTTTATTCAAGCGCTGGGGGGCGGGGCCTGCGTGGTCAACTCGGCGGCAATTGTGCGCGACTGCTTTAGTGGGCGCGAGGCCGCTAAAGTAATGTCCACCATGGCGATGATTATGATGCTGGCACCGTTGGTGGCGCCCGCCGTGGGAAGCCTATTGTTGCATGTGGCCGGTTGGTGGTTAATTTTTGTTTTCTTGGCTGTTTATGCAGGCTTTTTACTCTGGCTGTTAGGAACGCGACTGCCTGAAACTCGCGATATGTCGCTTCCTGCGGCGTCACCGCGGCAGGTTATTCGCAATTACGCCAGCGTGCTCAAACATCGTGAAGGGATGGGCTATATCTGCGCAGTAGCCGCTTCCTTTGCCGGCCTTTTTGCCTTTGTAACCGCTTCGCCGTTTCTCTATCTCGACTATTTTGGTCTATCGCCAGGTACCTATCCGCTCGTGTTTGGTGTCAACGTACTGGTCATTGCGCTCTCCAACCGCGTCAATATTCACCTGCTGCGTAAACGCACGCCACAGCAAAATCTACGCTTGGGGCTGCTTATACAGTTAGCGGCAGCGCTAGGGTTAGTAGTAGTGACGGCGTTAAATATCGCGTCACTCATGGTTGTTGTGCCACTGATTATGCTGTTCACCGGCATGATTGGGCTGATTACCCCGAACGCAATCTCTTCATTGTTGGATCATTTTGGTCATATTAGCGCTACTGCAACGGCGCTGTTAGGCGGCATCCAGTTTACCTGTGGTGCTCTCGCGGGGGTGATGGTCGGATTGTTTGAAGTTGAGCACCTATGGCCAATGGTGCTGACCATGTTGGGCGCCGCTTTGTTGGGAAATATCGGCGTACGCAAATTAACCAAGGCGCCCGTCATAAGTGATTCACAGGGATGA
- a CDS encoding sulfite exporter TauE/SafE family protein — MDSMLAWVNMPMSTWLACAAVLLLGAFVQRATGFGLAVIGAPLLLMLEPRLVPVILVLFGFTVSLMMVRHYWHEVRLDSIGMALVGRLPGNALGIWLLLAAPMFLLEKLIAIIVLFAVLVTLCRFKLPVNRVTLFGAGVLSGIFGTVAAIGGPPMVILMHGLPADRVRGNLAAFFILTSMLTIMTLAFANQIQLWHFQVALTFLPAVLVGNAVADAIAHRLDRRLLQGASLALCTLAALGLLL, encoded by the coding sequence ATGGATAGCATGTTGGCTTGGGTCAATATGCCGATGAGTACTTGGTTAGCCTGCGCAGCCGTGCTGCTACTGGGTGCCTTTGTTCAGCGGGCAACCGGTTTCGGTTTGGCCGTGATCGGAGCACCATTGCTGCTGATGCTTGAGCCACGATTGGTGCCGGTCATTTTAGTGCTGTTTGGCTTTACCGTTTCGTTAATGATGGTGCGTCACTATTGGCATGAGGTGCGTCTGGATTCCATTGGCATGGCGTTAGTGGGGCGCCTGCCTGGCAATGCGCTGGGTATTTGGCTGCTGCTCGCCGCGCCGATGTTTTTGTTAGAAAAGCTAATCGCCATCATCGTACTGTTTGCTGTGCTGGTGACGTTGTGCCGCTTTAAACTGCCGGTTAATCGAGTAACGCTATTCGGCGCCGGTGTGTTGTCAGGTATCTTTGGCACCGTTGCTGCCATCGGGGGCCCGCCCATGGTGATATTGATGCACGGCTTGCCTGCTGATCGGGTGCGGGGAAATCTGGCGGCCTTTTTCATTTTGACCTCAATGCTGACCATTATGACTCTCGCCTTCGCTAATCAGATTCAGCTCTGGCATTTTCAGGTTGCCCTTACCTTTCTCCCTGCGGTACTCGTAGGTAATGCAGTGGCGGACGCCATTGCTCATCGCTTGGATAGACGTTTACTGCAAGGCGCTTCGCTAGCATTGTGTACCTTGGCGGCACTGGGTTTACTGCTGTAA
- a CDS encoding PstS family phosphate ABC transporter substrate-binding protein, giving the protein MNRILKTTVIAAAVMSVAGVAQARDQIRIVGSSTVYPFASYVTEEFGATTGNPTPVIESTGSGGGLRLFCNGVGEGTPDITNASRRMKVAEFERCEENGVTDITEAKIGSDGIVLGQSNTNDVVDLTLEQIFMAVAAQVPVDGELVDNPYTNWSEIDSSLPDREISIYGPPTTSGTRDAFEELVLETASLEMDVYGEEGYTDIRSDGVYIDAGENDNLIVQRLSEDTGAMGIFGYSFLEENTDSLNGATINGVAPEPEAISSGDYPVARSLWFYVKNQHAEEVPPMADYVDMFMSEMMIGADGYLKDIGLIVLPEEEREEWRQAVADRTTMSVDVLK; this is encoded by the coding sequence ATGAACCGTATTCTAAAAACCACCGTTATCGCGGCTGCTGTAATGAGCGTTGCCGGTGTTGCCCAAGCCCGTGATCAAATCCGTATCGTAGGCTCCAGTACCGTTTACCCGTTTGCCAGCTACGTAACTGAAGAGTTCGGTGCCACTACCGGCAACCCGACGCCTGTTATTGAATCAACTGGTTCGGGCGGTGGTTTGCGTCTGTTCTGTAACGGTGTTGGCGAAGGCACGCCAGACATTACTAACGCTTCACGCCGCATGAAAGTCGCTGAGTTTGAGCGTTGTGAAGAGAACGGCGTTACCGATATCACCGAAGCTAAAATCGGTTCTGACGGTATCGTGCTTGGTCAGTCCAACACGAATGATGTTGTTGACCTGACGCTTGAGCAGATTTTCATGGCAGTAGCCGCCCAGGTGCCGGTTGATGGTGAGTTAGTTGATAACCCCTACACTAACTGGAGCGAAATTGATTCTTCGCTGCCAGACCGTGAAATCTCCATCTATGGTCCGCCAACGACTTCTGGTACCCGTGACGCTTTTGAAGAGCTAGTACTGGAAACTGCATCGCTTGAAATGGATGTTTACGGCGAAGAAGGCTACACCGATATTCGCTCTGACGGTGTTTACATCGACGCTGGCGAAAACGACAACCTGATCGTTCAGCGCTTGAGTGAAGATACCGGGGCAATGGGTATCTTTGGCTACTCATTCCTTGAAGAGAATACCGATTCCCTGAACGGTGCCACCATCAACGGTGTTGCGCCAGAGCCCGAAGCAATCAGCTCAGGTGACTACCCCGTGGCGCGTTCACTGTGGTTCTACGTGAAGAACCAGCACGCTGAAGAAGTACCGCCGATGGCTGACTACGTCGACATGTTCATGAGCGAAATGATGATTGGCGCAGATGGTTACTTGAAAGATATCGGCTTGATCGTTCTGCCTGAAGAAGAGCGCGAAGAGTGGCGTCAGGCTGTAGCAGATCGCACTACAATGTCAGTAGACGTTCTTAAGTAA
- a CDS encoding STAS domain-containing protein: MLIEEGRIKAAFDSGVFVLKLCGDVRLTLCATLDTQAQRLAETPGLRAVLIDLREATNVDSTALGFLAKVAMAVKGRLEQPPTIIVDNDDVRKMLDVMGFARFFTLMEAPIQQATTLNDALEELPEEPADEEGLRDRILEAHRILMHMNEHNREQFQPLVDMLESQDAATHQ, translated from the coding sequence ATGCTGATTGAAGAAGGCCGCATTAAAGCGGCGTTCGATTCTGGTGTTTTTGTTTTAAAGCTGTGTGGCGATGTGCGTTTAACGCTTTGCGCGACACTCGATACCCAAGCCCAACGTCTCGCTGAGACACCGGGGTTGCGTGCCGTACTGATTGACCTGCGCGAAGCCACCAACGTGGATTCAACTGCGCTGGGTTTCTTGGCTAAGGTGGCAATGGCAGTAAAAGGGCGCTTAGAGCAGCCACCGACCATTATTGTCGATAATGATGACGTTCGAAAAATGCTTGACGTGATGGGTTTTGCGCGCTTTTTCACTCTGATGGAAGCACCTATTCAGCAAGCCACAACGCTTAACGATGCTCTCGAAGAGTTACCTGAAGAGCCTGCCGATGAAGAGGGGCTCCGTGACCGCATCCTCGAAGCGCATCGTATTTTGATGCATATGAACGAGCATAACCGCGAGCAGTTTCAGCCGCTGGTTGATATGCTTGAGTCGCAAGACGCCGCCACACATCAATAA